In the Oncorhynchus keta strain PuntledgeMale-10-30-2019 chromosome 14, Oket_V2, whole genome shotgun sequence genome, one interval contains:
- the fgf17 gene encoding fibroblast growth factor 17: protein MYGINQRCIYISFHFFVLWCHAQGENHPSPNFNQYVMEQGAMTDQLSRRQVRVYQLYSRTSGKHVQIQGKRVAATAEDGNNYARLFVETDTFGSRVRIKGAESGRYLCMNRKGKLVGKPDGRSRDCIFTEIVLENNYTAFQNAKYEGWYVAFTRKGRPIKASKTRENQREVHFIKRLHKGPLPFPNMDRIKQFEFISFPPTRRAKRNRKSQTAA from the exons ATGTATGGAATTAATCAGCGCTGTATTTACAT ATCTTTTCATTTCTTCGTGTTGTGGTGCCATGCTCAG GGGGAGAATCACCCGTCTCCTAATTTTAACCAGTATGTGATGGAGCAGGGCGCAATGACGGACCAGCTTAGCCGGCGACAGGTCAGGGTTTATCAACTATACAGCCGGACCAGCGGGAAGCACGTCCAGATACAAGGCAAGAGGGTCGCGGCTACTGCTGAGGACGGCAACAATTACG CACGTCTCTTTGTAGAGACTGACACCTTTGGCAGTCGGGTTCGGATCAAAGGTGCAGAGAGTGGACGCTACCTCTGTATGAACCGGAAGGGGAAACTGGTTGGAAAG CCTGATGGCAGAAGCAGGGATTGTATCTTCACAGAGATTGTTCTGGAGAACAATTACACTGCCTTCCAGAATGCCAAATATGAGGGTTGGTATGTGGCTTTCACCAGGAAAGGGAGGCCCATCAAAGCCTCCAAGACGAGGGAGAACCAGAGAGAGGTCCATTTCATCAAGAGGCTACACAAGGGCCCACTACCTTTCCCCAACATGGACAGAATCAAACAATTTGAGTTTATCAGTTTTCCACCCACCCGTCGAGCGAAACGGAACAGGAAATCACAGACTGCTGCCTAG